One window from the genome of Cyclobacterium amurskyense encodes:
- a CDS encoding eCIS core domain-containing protein, with the protein MKRQGFRKSSVGLINPLFQSKEGNSFFRHKKEQSDSLTPSLDNDNFFDPMLQKVSDEKDTGIAVQSKEKEDTTDKLQAASEDEEPVQAKADEEEAVQKAGDEEEAVSAKAEEEEKVSAAASEEEPVQTKAEEEEPVQARAEEEETVSTKAEEEEKVSAAGSEEEPVQSKNEEDTVQTAKEEDSIQTKESKSGKDSSRQSQVNSIEHVLFQEKGKGMPMSPDTKRFMEKKFGSDFSKVRIHTDQKAQMMNKKIRSKAFAHGFDIFFNQGQYQPETKAGKHLLAHELTHTIQQKGIIKKAVQSKLNDGHDFHPTSRFSTNELLEDTFDNYATLKIGSNGTAVSLIQYALIGLDYRLPKYGADGSFGEETSRAVKAFQADMGLVVDGVVGRNTIQYLDRLDRGVEVMAPEMPVTIDAKIDLKNVIAQAGAVASNSLGPADMGRVFPETIDVKLKLIDDGVMWHPVITGLVGHYSVQTRLLPGMKEVTGPGGNTSEENYCDQVNDLSNLGASYVEWFMEDAVLAHERFHASKMRTALIDPSVLIPLEKAVNEMAFPKSALTINDILAEAMIRLDPKFQDAIFEAEMNWIDSFLALVKEDHGVPIGTGPAYHEERKIVNPMIRKIRNHAKANKWSSCAHK; encoded by the coding sequence ATGAAAAGACAAGGTTTTAGAAAGTCCTCAGTAGGTTTGATCAATCCTTTATTTCAAAGCAAGGAGGGGAATAGTTTTTTTCGCCATAAGAAGGAACAAAGTGATAGTTTGACACCTTCTCTTGACAATGATAATTTTTTTGATCCTATGCTTCAAAAAGTGTCAGATGAAAAAGATACTGGAATAGCAGTACAAAGTAAAGAAAAGGAAGATACCACGGATAAACTGCAGGCCGCTTCAGAGGATGAAGAACCAGTACAAGCTAAAGCTGATGAAGAAGAGGCTGTCCAAAAAGCAGGGGATGAAGAGGAGGCAGTAAGCGCCAAAGCAGAAGAGGAGGAAAAGGTTAGCGCAGCTGCTTCAGAGGAGGAACCTGTACAAACAAAAGCTGAAGAAGAAGAGCCAGTACAGGCTAGAGCTGAAGAAGAGGAAACTGTTAGCACCAAAGCAGAAGAGGAAGAAAAAGTCAGTGCAGCAGGTTCTGAGGAAGAACCTGTCCAATCCAAAAACGAGGAGGATACCGTTCAAACTGCAAAAGAGGAAGACAGTATTCAAACCAAAGAAAGCAAAAGTGGAAAGGATTCATCCCGCCAAAGCCAAGTTAACAGTATAGAACACGTCCTTTTTCAAGAAAAGGGGAAGGGTATGCCAATGTCTCCTGATACGAAAAGATTTATGGAGAAAAAATTTGGCTCTGACTTTAGCAAAGTTAGAATTCATACAGATCAAAAGGCTCAAATGATGAATAAGAAAATTAGGTCCAAGGCATTTGCCCATGGATTTGATATCTTTTTTAATCAAGGACAATACCAACCAGAAACAAAAGCAGGAAAGCATCTACTGGCTCATGAACTCACCCATACAATTCAACAAAAGGGGATTATAAAAAAAGCTGTGCAGTCGAAATTAAATGATGGCCATGATTTTCATCCAACAAGTAGATTTTCAACAAATGAATTGCTTGAAGATACTTTTGACAATTATGCCACTTTAAAAATTGGCTCCAATGGAACAGCTGTAAGCCTAATACAATACGCTTTAATTGGTTTAGATTATCGTTTGCCTAAGTATGGTGCAGATGGATCTTTTGGGGAGGAAACGAGCAGAGCTGTGAAAGCTTTCCAAGCGGATATGGGCTTGGTTGTGGATGGGGTAGTGGGTAGAAACACAATCCAATACCTTGATAGACTTGACAGAGGAGTGGAGGTAATGGCACCTGAAATGCCTGTAACCATTGATGCTAAGATTGACTTGAAAAATGTAATCGCCCAGGCTGGAGCTGTTGCATCAAATAGTTTGGGCCCTGCAGATATGGGAAGGGTTTTCCCTGAAACCATCGATGTTAAATTAAAATTAATAGATGATGGTGTAATGTGGCATCCAGTCATTACAGGATTGGTAGGTCATTATTCTGTGCAAACACGCCTTCTTCCCGGAATGAAGGAAGTAACCGGGCCGGGGGGAAATACTAGTGAAGAGAATTACTGCGATCAGGTTAATGATTTAAGTAATCTTGGGGCTTCTTATGTAGAATGGTTTATGGAGGATGCAGTTTTAGCTCATGAAAGATTTCATGCCTCTAAAATGCGTACGGCATTAATTGACCCTTCTGTCTTGATACCCTTGGAAAAGGCGGTAAATGAAATGGCATTTCCAAAAAGTGCCCTTACGATAAATGACATTTTAGCTGAGGCAATGATTAGGTTGGATCCAAAATTTCAAGATGCAATTTTCGAAGCTGAAATGAATTGGATTGACTCCTTTCTAGCCCTAGTGAAAGAGGATCATGGGGTGCCAATAGGTACTGGACCTGCTTATCATGAAGAGAGAAAAATAGTTAATCCTATGATTAGAAAAATTCGCAACCATGCTAAAGCAAATAAATGGTCTTCCTGTGCCCACAAGTAG
- a CDS encoding contractile injection system tape measure protein — translation MKEIDTHSIQKVSIDIYSKSVENAKSIERNINTFVQDSLLPLIASYLDELEKELQNDFIQIPQINISLDLLEEDFLEPKIILKAFMNQFKEVISKEIASNSKLNFKKVHSDELMLNSDPIGLSTKKEIDEEVLVLDPVISLLKSWIYFLENGHLPWWYPIEKARDTFEWAKLKPIMEKFGGDGNLLKYFQHSPFFDRVIRQYRVKEIGELIWIVIGSKSPIKKLQFKQINERLEDDKKLGFYRLIVALSIFEEKKGDWQLIAELYFSKVSKPNRKIVEKIFREVIKFDDIKARKDIVPSIIRILDNKVQTGNENPNDIRDRSESKSIDKKESYYISNSGLILLHPFLKSFFLDCGLIDEEGNINNSETAVHALYYLSNRKEQPFDFELVFEKYLVGVAINEEVNREVFLSEDIKDKTGKLLNALKVNWKRLGNTGIETIRNEFINRNGKLVFEENADRLIVERKGQDVLLESISWNLSLIKLPWQKRHLLVEW, via the coding sequence ATGAAGGAAATTGATACGCACTCTATACAAAAAGTTTCTATCGATATATATTCCAAATCGGTCGAGAATGCCAAGTCTATAGAAAGAAATATCAACACCTTTGTTCAGGATTCTTTACTGCCTTTAATTGCTTCCTATCTTGATGAATTGGAAAAAGAATTACAAAATGATTTCATTCAGATTCCCCAGATAAATATTTCTTTGGATCTTTTGGAAGAAGATTTTTTAGAGCCTAAAATAATTCTAAAAGCATTCATGAATCAATTTAAGGAAGTGATTTCTAAAGAAATAGCTTCAAATAGCAAGCTCAATTTTAAGAAGGTACATAGTGATGAGCTTATGCTCAATTCGGATCCGATTGGACTTTCAACAAAAAAAGAAATAGATGAAGAAGTTTTGGTTCTGGATCCGGTAATAAGTCTGTTGAAATCATGGATTTATTTTTTGGAAAATGGACATTTGCCTTGGTGGTATCCTATAGAAAAAGCCAGAGATACTTTTGAATGGGCAAAATTAAAACCCATAATGGAGAAGTTTGGAGGAGATGGGAACTTGCTTAAATACTTCCAGCATTCCCCGTTCTTTGATCGAGTGATTAGGCAATATAGAGTGAAGGAAATAGGTGAATTGATTTGGATAGTTATAGGCAGCAAATCACCTATTAAAAAACTCCAATTTAAGCAGATAAATGAGAGGTTGGAAGATGACAAAAAGCTTGGTTTTTACAGGTTAATAGTCGCTTTAAGTATTTTTGAGGAAAAGAAAGGCGATTGGCAGCTCATTGCAGAGCTTTACTTTTCTAAAGTTAGCAAACCAAATAGGAAAATAGTAGAGAAAATTTTCAGAGAAGTCATAAAATTTGATGATATTAAAGCTAGAAAGGATATTGTTCCATCGATTATTCGAATCCTCGATAATAAAGTGCAAACGGGAAATGAAAATCCAAATGATATTCGGGATCGGTCAGAATCAAAAAGTATAGATAAAAAAGAGAGCTATTATATAAGTAATTCAGGCTTGATTTTACTGCATCCTTTTTTGAAATCATTTTTTCTTGATTGCGGGTTGATAGATGAAGAAGGGAATATTAATAATTCGGAAACTGCTGTTCATGCATTGTATTATTTGTCTAACAGGAAAGAGCAACCTTTTGATTTTGAGCTGGTTTTTGAAAAGTATTTAGTAGGGGTAGCTATTAATGAAGAAGTTAATAGAGAGGTGTTTCTTTCCGAAGATATTAAAGACAAGACAGGGAAACTTTTAAATGCACTAAAGGTAAACTGGAAGAGATTGGGAAACACGGGAATAGAGACTATTCGTAACGAGTTTATAAATCGAAATGGCAAATTGGTTTTTGAGGAAAATGCTGACCGCTTAATTGTGGAAAGAAAGGGACAAGATGTATTATTGGAAAGTATTTCCTGGAACCTATCACTAATAAAGCTTCCTTGGCAAAAAAGGCATTTGCTTGTAGAGTGGTAA